CAGTTTGACCTGGCTATATAATTGATTTGCCAGCAGACCGGACGCATCGTCATAAATCGCGATGCCGGTTTCATCGCAGGACGTTTCAATACCCAGAACTCGCATAGCTTTTATCACCCTCTTCTTGCGGCGCGCAGTGTAGCACAGGCAAATCACACCCCAGAGACTTTGGCCAGGAAAAAGTGTTTTTCTGTCGCATAAAGAGTGCGCTATACTCCACGGCCTGAAAAAACCGGCAGCCGCGATGACAAATGCCCCTGTTGGTTCTAAATTATACATGGTGCTTTACAAGTCAGCCGCGGCTGGAGTAAAATGCTGCACCATTTTGAAATGTGCTGGCGCCGCAGTCAGCAGCAAAAACCGAATTTTATCGAGGTAAGAGTTACATGCCGGTAATTAAAGTACGTGAAAACGAGCCGTTCGACGTAGCACTGCGTCGCTTCAAGCGTTCATGCGAGAAAGCAGGTGTTTTGGCAGAAGTTCGTAGCCGTGAGTTCTACGAGAAGCCTACCACTGAGCGTAAGCGCGCTAAAGCATCTGCAGTTAAGCGTCACGCCAAGAAACTGGCTCGCGAAAACGCACGCCGCACTCGTCTGTACTAATTTCTTGCGGAAGTTCGCTTCCGCCGCGTGATAAACGCAGACAGAGTCAAGTAAAAGGCCGTGCTTTCCGAAAGGAAGCGCGGCTTGTTGTCGTTTATGAGCTGAAAAATCGGGGCTTATGGCTGGACGAATTCCACGCATATTTATCAACGACTTACTTGCCCGCACGGACATCGTGGATATTATCGATGCCCGCGTTAAGCTGAAAAAGCAGGGTAAGAATTATCACGCGTGCTGTCCTTTTCATAACGAAAAAACGCCCTCTTTCACCGTAAGCGGTGAGAAGCAGTTTTATTACTGCTTTGGCTGTGGTGCCAAGGGCAACGCCATCGATTTCCTGATGAATCACGATCGTCTGGAATTTGTTGAGAGCGTTGAGGAGCTGGCCACGCTTCACGGCTTAGAAGTGCCGTATGAAGCGGGCAACGGTCCTAGCCCGATGGAGCGCCATCAGCGTCAAAGTCTTTATCAGTTGCTGGAAGGCCTGAACGGCTTTTATCAACAGAGCCTGCGTAATCCGCAAGCGCAATCTGCCCAGAAATATCTCGCCACGCGCGGACTCAGCCAGGAAGTGATCGATCACTTTGCTATCGGCTATGCGCCCGCCGGCTGGGATAATGCACTGAAGCGTTTTGGTCAGCAAAAAGACGATCGCGAATCACTGATGGAAGCCGGCATGCTGGTCAGCAATGACTCAGGCCGCACCTATGATCGTTTCCGCGATCGCGTGATGTTCCCTATCCGCGATAAGCGCGGCCGCGTCATTGGTTTTGGTGGTCGCGTGCTGGGCAACGATACGCCGAAGTATCTGAACTCACCTGAAACACCGATTTTCCATAAAGGCCGCCAGTTATACGGACTTTATGAAGCGCAAAAAAATCATCCGCAGCCTGCGCGTTTGCTGGTTGTTGAAGGTTATATGGACGTGGTGGCGCTCGCGCAATTTGGCATCGATTATGCCGTAGCATCGCTGGGCACTTCGACTACCGCTGAGCACGTTCAGCTGCTGTACCGCTCAACGGATACCGTGATTTGCTGTTATGACGGCGACCGCGCCGGACGCGAAGCAGCATGGCGTACGCTCGAAACCGCATTGCCTTACATGAATGATGGTCGTCAGCTACGCTTTATGTTTTTGCCCGATGGCGAAGATCCGGACACGCTGGTACGCAAAGAGGGCAAAGAAGCCTTTGAAGCGCGGATGGAGCAGGCTACACCGCTCTCCACGTTTTTGTTCGACAGCCTGATGTCGCAGGTAGATTTGAGTACCCGCGATGGTAAGACCAAGCTGGCGACACTTGCGTTACCGCTGATTAGTCAGATTCCCGGTGAAACGCTGCGTATTTATATGCGCCAAACTCTGGGTAATAAACTCGGTATTCTTGACGATAACCAGTTAGACAAGCTGATGCCGAAGCTGGCCGAAAGTGGCGCGCTGCCCACTGCACCACCGCTGAAGCGTACCACCATGCGCGTGCTGATTGCGTTATTAGTGCAGAATCCACAGTTCGCCTCCATCGTACCGACGCTGGATGGACTGGAGCAGTCGAAAATGGCAGGTTTACCGCTATTTGTGGAGTTAGTCAGCCGTTGTACAGAGAATCCTGGCCTGACTACCGGACAGCTACTAGAGTTATATCGCGGGACAAATTTTAGCCAGCCCCTTGAAACACTGGCCACCTGGAACCACATGATAGTGGATGAAGAGGCGGAAGAAGTGTTCCAGGATTCACTGGCCAGCATTTATGATTCCGCGCTTGAACAGCGTCTTGAAGCGCTGATCGCCCGCGAGCGAACAGAAGGCTTAAGCGCCATCGAACGCCGCGAGTTCTGGGCTTTAAGCCAGGCATTAGCAAAAAAATAAGATTTTAACTCGGTCAGAACTGCAAGCACGTTAAAAACCGCATTCTGGCTCAGTCATTTCCGGATTATTAGACGCGATAAGCGAACCGGAAAACAAACAGCTCAAGATTTAGAGGCGTTAACGTCGCAGCCAGTTTCAGTGCTGCCAGCGCGCAGCACCCGGAGCGTACTGAAGTACGTGAGGATTGCGAGCACTGCCAGCGCTGAAAATGGCAAGTAAGTTAGCCTCGGAACGAACACAAGCGGCTTAAGTGCCGATTATATGAGGGCAAAGGCCCTGGCCGCGATGTAGGCAGCGGCAAAAACACAACGCCTTCACTGTTATAGTTGGCTCGCGCCGACCGACACCAATCTAATTAACAGAAGTGTGGATACCGTCTTATGGAGCAAAACCCGCAGTCACAGCTTAAGCTACTTGTCACCCGTGGTAAGGAGCAAGGCTATCTGACCTATGCTGAGGTCAATGACCATCTGCCGGAAGATATCGTCGACTCCGATCAGATCGAAGACATCATTCAGATGATTAATGACATGGGTATTCAGGTCGTTGAAGAAGCGCCTGATGCTGATGACCTGATCCTGAATGAAAACAGCTCCGATACTGACGAAGATGCTGCAGAAGCCGCCGCTCAGGTTTTATCCAGTGTTGAATCTGAAATTGGCCGTACCACCGACCCTGTGCGCATGTATATGCGTGAAATGGGTACCGTTGAACTGCTGACGCGTGAAGGCGAAATTGACATCGCTAAGCGCATCGAAGACGGTATCAACCAGGTTCAATGCTCTGTTGCCGAATATCCGGAAGCGATCACCTATTTGCTCGATCAGTACGATCGCGTAGAAGCGGGCGACTCTCGCCTGTCTGATTTAATCATCGGCTTTATCGATCCTAACGCCGAAGAAGATATTGCGCCGACCGCGACTCACGTTGGTTCTGAGTTATCGCAGGAAGATCGCGATGATGATGAAGAAGAAGACGAAGAGGATGACGACAGTTCTGATGATGACAACTCCATCGACCCAGAACTGGCTCGCGAGAAGTTTGGTGACCTGCGTACGCAGTACGAAACAACGCGTACCGTAATTAAAGCTAAAGGTCGCAGCCACGCAGACGCCGTCGCTGAAATCCAAAATCTGTCTGAAGTATTTAAGCAGTTCCGCTTGGTACCGAAGCAATTCGATTACCTGGTGAACAATATGCGTGAAATGATGGAGCGCGTGCGTACGCAAGAGCGCCTGATCATGAAGCTGTGTATTGAACTGTGCAAAATGCCGAAGAAGAACTTCATCACGCTGTTTACCGGCAATGAAACCAATCCAAGCTGGTTCAAAGCCGCGCTGGCCATGAATAAGCCTTGGTCGGAAAAACTGCTCGAAGTTGAAGATGATGTGAATCGTTCGCTGTACAAATTGCAGCAGATCGAAGAAGAAACCGGCTTGACTATCGAGCAGGTCAAAGACATTAACCGTCGCATGTCTATCGGCGAGGCCAAAGCGCGTCGTGCGAAGAAAGAGATGGTTGAAGCAAACTTGCGTCTGGTTATTTCTATCGCTAAGAAATACACCAACCGTGGTCTGCAGTTCCTCGATCTGATTCAGGAAGGCAACATCGGCCTGATGAAAGCGGTTGATAAGTTTGAATACCGTCGTGGTTATAAGTTCTCAACTTACGCCACCTGGTGGATTCGTCAGGCTATCACCCGTTCCATCGCTGACCAGGCACGTACCATCCGTATTCCGGTGCATATGATTGAGACCATCAACAAACTCAATCGTATCTCGCGTCAGATGCTGCAAGAGATGGGTCGTGAACCGACGCCTGAAGAGCTGGCCGAACGCATGCTGATGCCAGAAGATAAGATCCGCAAAGTGCTGAAAATCGCTAAAGAGCCTATCTCGATGGAGACGCCGATTGGTGATGATGAAGATTCGCATCTGGGCGATTTTATCGAAGACACCACGCTGGAGCTGCCGCTGGATTCCGCTACCTCGGAAAGCCTGCGCTCAGCCACCCACGATGTGCTGGCTGGCCTGACCGCGCGTGAAGCGAAAGTTCTGCGTATGCGTTTCGGTATCGATATGAACACCGACCACACGCTGGAAGAGGTAGGCAAACAGTTTGACGTAACGCGTGAGCGTATTCGTCAGATTGAAGCGAAGGCGCTGCGTAAACTGCGTCATCCAAGCCGCTCTGAAGTGCTGCGTAGCTTCCTCGACGATTAATCAGCATCGAGACGAAAAACCCCGGCTTGCCGGGGTTTTTTATTATCTGCAGAACCGCATTTTTACCTATTGCCCTGTAGCCAATCATGCAGCTGACGATAGGATGCCGCCATCTCTTCCAGCGTCGCACGATTTAGACCGCTGGGATTGGGCAACACCCATAATCGCGTCTTACCCAACATTTGCGGCTGCTCGCCCCACTCCACTTTGCGCTGACGAAACGCTTTCTGAAAGGCGTCCTTGCCCAATACCGCCAACGCGCGCGGTTGATAATGCAAAATCTTGTGCTGCAAACGCGAACCACCGTCACGTAACTCATCACCATCCAGTTCGTTGGCCTGCACCGTCGGACGCTCCACCAGCATGGTGATACCACAGCCGGTTTCCATTAGGCGCTGCTCCTGCTCGGGCTTAAGTAACTCCCGGGTGAATCCCGCCTGATAGATTACTTTCCAGAAGCGATTGCCAGGATGCGCGAAGTGATAACCGGTATGTGCTGATGATTTTCCCGGATTGATACCACAAAACAGCACCTGCAAATCGGGCGCGATGATATCGCGGATATCGTGCTCACTCATGGTGTCTCCACTCCGGCACGTTGTTTCACGGAACGACGGCTGAGCGCCAGCAAATTTCCTGCTTCCTTTTTATCAGCACAAGAACGAGCCAGCGCCACTGCCCCGACCATCTCAGTCAGAATCGTCGTTGCGGCGTCATCTGCTTGCGGGTGATTAAGCTCACGTAGCGTCTGCGCTAAACGCTGTCGCATCGCTGCACGCTGCTGAGAAAACAGCGTGCGCGCATCCAATGGCAGATGCGCCATTTCACTCACCAGCGCAGGTAGCGGGCAGCCTTCACCCGGCGAGTCACAATGCTGCTCTGACAGGTAGCTATCAATCAGCTGATTAAATCGTTCCAGTGGATCTTTTAGGGCAGTAATAGCAGCGAAGCGGCGGGCTGAATCGGCAAACATCTCTGCAATCACGGCTTGTACCAAATCCTCACGTGAAGTGAAATGCGCGTAAAAACCACCGTGCGTTAAGCCTACGCGCTTCATCAGCGCGGCTACGCCAATGCTTTCAGTACCGCTCTCGCGCATCACCACCGCTGCCTCATTCAAGATGCGCTGCCGCGTACGTGCTTTGTGGCTCAGCTTTTCCATCTCCACTTCCCTCACTCATCGCTTATGGCAATCAGTGTAATTATTACGATCATCATATTCCAGCTTGACGGTAAATATTATGATCGTCATATTAGCCTACGCAAATATGATAACCATCATCTCGAGGAACCTAACATGTCACAACAACTGGCTTTGATTACCGGCGCATCAAGTGGTATTGGCGCCACCTATGCCAAACAGCTAGCAGCACGCGGAAGCAACCTGATTCTGGTGGCACGCGATGAAGCCAGACTTAATCAATTGGCACGATCTCTGCGCGAGGCGCACGGCGTGGAGGTCAGCGTATTGACTGCAGACCTAACGCATCAGGATGATGTGCAAAAAGTCGTTCGGGAAATTCAGGAAAATAAGCTGATCACGCTACTGGTTAACAACGCTGGCATGACGGTAGAAGGCGAATTTGTTGATGGTGATATCGCAAAAATACAAACCATGCTGACCCTAAACATCGTTGCACTAACACAGCTGGCTCACAGTGCCGTGCAGGCCTTTCGAGCGCGCCATAACGGTACAATCGTGAATATTGCATCGGTATTAGCATTGGTAAATGAGTCTGCGAATGGCGCGTATAACGCCAGCAAAGCTTATGTCCTTTCCCTAACGCGCAATATGCATCGTGAATTAGCCGAAAGTGGCGTGCGTATGCAGGCTGTGTTGCCCGGTCTGACGCGTACCGAGATCTTCGAACGCGCGGGTAAATCTATCAATGACCTTCCCGCAGAAATGCTGATGGAGGTAGATGATTTAGTCTCAGCGGCCCTGCATGGACTTGATGCCGGCGAGCTAGTGACCATCCCATCAGTGGAAGACATGGGCCTTTGGCAGACTTACGATGACGCACGCCGCGCAATATTGCCTTTTATTTCATTGAACAAGCCAGCATCGCGTTATTTGTAGCAATGATGACCTTTTTAGTCAGCATGGTCTCAAAAAGCGATGATGATTGAGCGCTATATGCGCGTTAAAGCGGGCGATAATGGATTTTTCTTTTTGAGATCAAGGGCTCAGCCATTGCTGTAATTTTCGCCATCCAAATGGCGAACTCTGGATCACCCCAACAAGATACTCTATAATCCCCGCTCCGCTGGCCCCTTAGCTCAGTGGTTAGAGCAGGCGACTCATAATCGCTTGGTCGCTGGTTCAAACCCAGCAGGGGCCACCAAATTAAGTGATTTTAATCATGCAGTTAGGCCACCTATAAGGGTGGCTTTTTTGTTTTTTCATTCCAGTTTGTCGCAAAACTGTCGCACTGAGTTTGCCATACGTCATTGCTCAAATTTCCTGGCTAAATGTAGTAAATGCTGCATCTTGTTATCACAGCCCGCCTATTGAAGATTTTACTAATGTGCATTAAGTCGACATGTTATCCATAGGGTTTCAATCAAGGACTCTTTACTCATGAGTAATGCAAGCAATAATACTTTGGACGCAGCAAAACTTTTCGATAATGCCGTTATCTCAATTCAGCTTGGATTAGAGGATTTTCAAATATCTCAAAAAACAAAAGATGATGGAGGAAATCCCTCACGCGCGCTTTCTTCAGTTAGAAATCTTTATGCAGGGATGTTGCTCCTATTTAAGTATAAAATCGCAACTTCAGTAGACTCAGAGGAGGATGCCTACAAATTAATCTTTAATCCACCTCAAAAAGTGTTACCTCATCCTGACGGAGAAGGCGGCGTTGAATGGATACCTGTAGGTAAGTTTAAATCTACTACAATTGATACACAGGGTATAAAAGATCGGTTTAAGCAATTCGAAATTAATGTCAACTGGCCAGTAATTGATAAACTTCAAGATTGTCGTAATCATTTAGAGCATCTGCACCCCCAGAATACTCTAGGTGAGGTTGCAAGTTTTGTTGCTGATTTATTCCCTGTAATAAGAGACTTCATTACAAATGAGCTAAAAGCTTCACCAACTGAAATATTAGGTCAACATTGGGAAATAATGCTCAAACACCATGCATTCTTTCTTCAACAGCAAGAAGAAGCTTTAACTTCTTGGGATGATGCAGGCTTACCCTATGGTATGGTGGAATATTTAGCAGGCTGTATTTGTGAGGCATGTGGTTCCAAGCTAGTAAAAGCATGTAGCGAAAGTCTTGATGAAGGGCTTCAAGTTGAAAGTGACAATGATTTTAAATATGTATGTATAAGCTGCGCATGCAAAACAGACTTTAAACCCATCTTAATTAACTCCTTTGAGAACGCAAACTTCTATTGGATTCCTGATGGGGATGAACCTACATATGAAGATTGTATGTGTTGTGATAATGGAACATTTATAATTAGTGAGCAAGAGTGCAGGTGGTGCGGAGAGGGATTAGATTATAACCATTGCAAATTCTGTGGCGAATCACTTAATCAAGATGATCAAATCAACGATGGTTTGTGTGGTTACTGCAATTATAAATTTGAAAAAGACGACTAATTATTCAAATGTAGTACTTTCATTTAATTGAACCACGGCACTGGCAACGTTTATTATTATTAGATAAGAGGAAGTAATAGTGACATCACAAAATTGGATTGCAATTGTAGGACTATTGGCTGCAGTATTTTCAGCACTTGCCGCTGCTTTTGCTGTCATTCAATCGAAGTTGCAAAGAACAACTTTAACCAAACCACAATTAATCGTTGCTAGCATAAAAATCCCTGTTGTTAGCAAGTCTGATGAAATATTTTCAGTCTCACCTAAAGACCAAGACTCAATACATTTTTTCAAGGTTCCAATAAAAAATGTTGGCTTAGGAACTGCATTAAATTTGAAATATAGTTGGAATTTCGATTTTCGAAACGCTTTAAAAGCATGTGGATTCTCGGAAACAGACATTCATCCAGTGGAAGCATTTCATTCTTCCAGTCGCGAAGAGAGGCTAAATAAATCCGTATTTATGGAAGACGACAATAAACATGATATTTTCTACTTTTCTTTTTTTAATAAAAACACTTTCAAATCTTATTCAGTCAGGAAAGTATATTCTGGCCTTGAATATATAATACCAATTACTCAAGACGACACTCCATCAACTCTCTTATTGCCCTTTATCATCCCTATTCTAACGATCAACAAATTTGAGAGCCTTATGTCGATTACTGATATGATGCTAACAGAAATGGATGCTGGTATCCTTAAAATAGAATATGAGGATATCTCGGGATATAGGTTTACTATCAAATTCAACTGCAACATAAGCTTAACTAGATATACTAGTAATAGCGAGCGTGGATCTGAAGCTGTATATGAATTAAACCTTCATCGTATTCAAAATACACCTCATAGTAAAAACTGTTTAAAAGAATTATTTCAAAATTTCACTTTATAAAAAAGTGGTTTTAGTTTTTTGCAAACACTCGACTATAAGCAGGTTGCTTTTCCTAATGTACGAAGGCTGCCTGCTATGCTTCATCTTCATTAACAAATGGCTTCTCTGCAACTGGTAACCATCCACGCTGTCCGTTCTCAACCTTCTTGAATCTAACCTCGTGGCCAGAGCAAATATCTATTTTGCGGCCTCCATGCATCATTACAGATCGCATCGTGAGTAAGTTTTTCGCCACGTTTCATGAAAATAAATAGTGCACCATTGATCGAAATTCTTCGAATTTTGTCGCCCTCATTAAAATCTTGTAACTGTACATAATAACAGTATTTTTCATTCCTGTGTTTTTCAGTTGTGCCCGAATCGTTAAAATCTCCACAGCCCTTGTCCTGCCTGAAGTTTCTGGCAAAGCCTTTATTGCCGTCTGAGATCCACGCGATATCCAAAAGATTACTTAATCCCTTTAATTCCCTTTTAATTCAGACACATGTAATCATAGCTCGATCCAATTGAGATCCACAAAACTGAAAAGTACTGAAATTCTTTTCACTGTTTTCAGTTGGCGAACTCTTGCAAAAAGCCAGCAGCGGCGCGCTCTGGCGTACCGGTTTGTAGTAAAAATAAACTGAAAAATTTTTACGATCCAAATCTTGTAGGCGGGTGCGGTGTAGCGCCGATTTCGTCAGTGAGGCGATTATTTTGCTGAGCTGCTACGCAGCCAAATGCCTGTAGCTCATGCGATCTATTGAAGGAGGGAGATAGAGAGGCGCAACCCTAGCTGGCCTTAGAATCGATTCTGGAGAGCCTGACGAGGGCATGAAAAACAATGTAAATTCGCTCTCTTTCCAAAATGGGATCATTCCGAAAGTGTAAGGATTTCGTTATCATGCGCCGCAAATGGATTAGTCAGCGCTGGAGCTAGAATGGAATCGCACATTGAGCATTTGAAAGAGTGCCTTAAGCAGGAAGTGATGAAGTGTGACAGGCCGTTTTCATGGGTAAGCACGATTCATAGGGCTATTAAATGCCCTGACCGTAGACTGAATTTTTGGTGGCGGCTTGCCAACTATCTCTACGTAAGCGGCAAGAATCCGGGTTTAGCACGAAAACTAAATCGGCGATTACTGAAGAATTATGGAATTGAGATTCAGCTGGGTGCGCGTATCGGGAAGGGTCTGCGTATAGCGCATTCAGGCGGCATCAACATATCGCACATTGTTGTTGCCGGTGAGAACTTGCTGATTAGACAGAATACGACGATTGGCGCGAAGCTTGATGAAGTGAAAGAGAAGTGCATCCGAATTGGCGATAACGTGGATATTGGCGCAAACAGCTGCATAATCGGATCGGATTTAAGGATAGGCGATAACGTCACCATCGGTGCAATGTCATTTATAAACAAGGACATTCCTGATAACTGCACCGCCTATAACAAAAAAGTAATCTCAACGATTACGCTGCATCATAAGCAAGTCTCATAGCGCTTTACGCGCCAATAATCGGCGAGTATTTAGCATTCAACTCCGCAGCACGTACACCGCTTTGTGCAATGACGCTGCTGTTAGTTGGCTGCCCTACTGACGGATGTGTATGGCTGGCCAGTTGCTCTGCCAGCTGCTGCACCAGTACCACAGTATCGAGCATCAACGGAGCTACATTAATCTGCGGCGAACCAATCCAGACAACCGGCCAATGATTTCCTGCCGGGTTCCTGCAATGCTCTGCCGCAGTTGACCAATCTTTTCAACCAGCTCCGTTCCCACAGTGATCGCTGCTTTGCCTGTAATATCGGCTTCGCTGTCGCCGCCCACTGTAATCAGGTGATTCGCCCTGATGCCCACGCTGAAATCGCCCGTTGTGACCTGCTGAATGGCTCCGGCCAGCAGCGTGGCCGTTCCAATCACCGTGTTTTTATCCGTCGCTTTCACCGTGGTTTCACGGGTGATCAGCTCGCGCTTTTCGCTGTCCGCCGTCACCTCACGCGCCATTGATGTTTCACGGATCACCTGATCGGTTTTACGCTCCCAATCCCCTGCCTGCGTGACGCGCTGCGAAACTTCCTCACGCTGCTGCTGTAGCTGCTCACCTGCCTTAAAGTCCGGCAAGCTGGTTCCATCTGGTACGGTCTGGCGAACAAACGGCTTATCCGGCCTGCCCCCCTTAAATCCCACCTCTACCAGCGTGCCTTCTGGCGGAAACTGAAACATGCCGGAATCGTTACTCGCCATTGGCACGGGTAACGACACAGCAGGACAAACCGGCGTCGTGCCGTCGGGTTTACCGTCTGCATCAAGCAGCTGGAGATCAACGTCATAACGCGGCCTGAACGGGTTAGCGAAATTACAGCTTTTAACCGCTTCGCTCGGCGCAACCACGCACGCAAACTTGGCCAGGTGTAAGCCGTTGGCCAGCTCAGGAAAATGGCTCTCCATCTGGCGCTGCATGGGCGTTTTTTGCAACGGCTCGCCCGTGGTGCGGTTTCGTGGCGTCCATGTGATGTGTCACTAACGGTGCAAAAGTGATCCACTCTAACGGTTGAAAACTGATCCAGGAGTTAATCTGCTCTCCTGAATAAGGAGAGCCTATGATCACTTTTGAGAGTCGTATGGAAATAAAGATCCTTCATAAGCGCGGCATGAGTTGCCGTGCCATCGCAAAAGAGCTGGGTTTATCGCGCAATAACGTTCGCCGGCATTCAATGGCGAAGTCTGAACCTCCTGTTTATTCATCTCGTCCTTCTGCCAGCTCCGTTCTTGACGAGTACCGTCAGTACATACAGCAGCGCGTTCGTGAAGCTCATCCCCACAAAATTCCTGCCACCGTTATTGGCCGTGAAATATGCGAACAGGGATATCAGGGGGGCATGACGATCCTGAGGCAATATATCTGCACACTTGTCACACCTGAAGCTCCCGAACCGGTTATCCGCTTTGAAACCGCTCCGGGCCATCAGATGCAGGTCGACTGGGGAACAATGCGTAATGGCAAAATGCCATTACACGTTTTTGTTGCTGTACTGGGTTACAGCCGGATGCTCTACATCGAATTCACCAGCAACATGGCCTATGACACGATGAAAAACTGCCATCGCAACGCCTTTCGCTTTTTTGGCGGCGTGCCGCAGGAAATCCTTTATGACCACATGAAAACTTTCGTGCTGGAGCGGGATGCCTATCAGCCTGGCGGACACCGGTTCAATCCGTCACTCTGGCAGTTCGGAAAAGAAATGGCTTCTCTCCCTGGCTGTGTAAGCTATACCGGGCCCAGACCAAGGGCAAAGTTGAGCGGATGGCAATATACCCGCAACAGCTTTTACATCCCGCTGATGACGCGGCTCAGGCCCATGGACATCGTTGTTGACGTTGAGACAGCGAACCGACATGGACTGCGCTGGTTATACGATGTGGCGAACCAGCGCATACACGAAACCATTAAAGTCCGCCCCTGCGACCGCTGGAACGATGAACAGCAGGCGATGCTGGCGCTCCCGCCGGAGAAAAAACAGTATGACGTACAGGTTCGAGATAGCCTGACAACGTTCGACACGCATCCTCTTCATCATCCACTGTCGACCTACGACTTCTTCAGTCGGGGAGTTGCGTGATGGTTGAGTTGCAGCATCAACGACTGATGTCCCTGGCAGAGCAGCTCCAGCTGGACAGCCTTATCAGCGCCGCGCCGGTACTGTCGCAGCAGGCGGTCAAGCAGGAGTGGAGTTATATGGACTTCCTGGAGCACCTGCTGCACGAGGAAAAACTGGCGAGACATCAGCGTAAACAGGCAATGTATACGCGCATGGCAGCCTTCCCGGCAGTGAAAACCTTCGAGGAGCATGACTTTACCTTCGCAACGGGAGCCCCCCAGAAACAGCTTCAGTCGCTGCGCTCACTGAGCTTTATAGAACGCAATGAGAATGTCGTGCTTTTCGGCCCATCGGGCGTGGGGAAAACGCATCTGGCTATCGCGATGGGCTATGAAGCTGTGCGAGCGGGCATCAAAGTTCGCTTTACGACAGCCGCAGATCTGCGGCTCCAGTTGTCAACGGCGCAAAGACAGGGACGTTACAAAAATACGCTGCATCGTGGTGTGATGGCCCCGAAGCTGCTCATTATAGATGCAATAGGTTACCTGCCGTTCAGCCTGGAAGAAGCCAAACTGTTCTTCCAGGTTATCGCGAAACGCTATGAGAAGAGTGCAATGATCCTGACCTCAAATCTGCCGTTCGGACAATGGGATCAGACGTTCGCTGGAGATGCAGCAATGGTATCAGCAATGCTTGATCGCATCTTACATCACTCACATGTTGTGCAAATAAAAGGAGAGAGTTATCGGTTGAAGCAGAAAAGGAAAGCCGGAGTAATAGCTGAGGCTAATCCTGAGTAAAACGGTGGATCAATATTGGACCGTTAGTGTTGGTGAAAAGTGGATCACTTATAAACCGTTATTGACAATAAAGCCCCCAACTACTTAGCTTATGAAGAATATGTCGCCATAATTAAACTTATAAATGGGTGCTCATACGCACAAGATACCGTTTAATTTTGAAGGCGACCGATATATTGCGGTTGTTTATTCTCCGGGTTGAGCTCATACGCACAAGTGCAAAGCGAAACTCACCGCAACATCCCCAATGATCAGTCGGAGGATTATCGCGCGAATGCGGTATTCAAGATAT
The sequence above is drawn from the Pantoea nemavictus genome and encodes:
- a CDS encoding serine acetyltransferase; translation: MESHIEHLKECLKQEVMKCDRPFSWVSTIHRAIKCPDRRLNFWWRLANYLYVSGKNPGLARKLNRRLLKNYGIEIQLGARIGKGLRIAHSGGINISHIVVAGENLLIRQNTTIGAKLDEVKEKCIRIGDNVDIGANSCIIGSDLRIGDNVTIGAMSFINKDIPDNCTAYNKKVISTITLHHKQVS
- the istA gene encoding IS21 family transposase translates to MITFESRMEIKILHKRGMSCRAIAKELGLSRNNVRRHSMAKSEPPVYSSRPSASSVLDEYRQYIQQRVREAHPHKIPATVIGREICEQGYQGGMTILRQYICTLVTPEAPEPVIRFETAPGHQMQVDWGTMRNGKMPLHVFVAVLGYSRMLYIEFTSNMAYDTMKNCHRNAFRFFGGVPQEILYDHMKTFVLERDAYQPGGHRFNPSLWQFGKEMASLPGCVSYTGPRPRAKLSGWQYTRNSFYIPLMTRLRPMDIVVDVETANRHGLRWLYDVANQRIHETIKVRPCDRWNDEQQAMLALPPEKKQYDVQVRDSLTTFDTHPLHHPLSTYDFFSRGVA
- the istB gene encoding IS21-like element helper ATPase IstB, with amino-acid sequence MVELQHQRLMSLAEQLQLDSLISAAPVLSQQAVKQEWSYMDFLEHLLHEEKLARHQRKQAMYTRMAAFPAVKTFEEHDFTFATGAPQKQLQSLRSLSFIERNENVVLFGPSGVGKTHLAIAMGYEAVRAGIKVRFTTAADLRLQLSTAQRQGRYKNTLHRGVMAPKLLIIDAIGYLPFSLEEAKLFFQVIAKRYEKSAMILTSNLPFGQWDQTFAGDAAMVSAMLDRILHHSHVVQIKGESYRLKQKRKAGVIAEANPE